Proteins from one Mucilaginibacter jinjuensis genomic window:
- the rpsT gene encoding 30S ribosomal protein S20 — MANHKSSIKRIRANATKRLRNRYQAKTTRTAIKKLRGSTTKADATPLLSKVISMLDRLAKKNVIHKNKASNNKSKLTKFVNGLA; from the coding sequence ATGGCAAATCATAAATCATCAATTAAAAGGATCAGAGCTAACGCTACTAAGCGTTTACGCAACAGATATCAGGCTAAAACTACAAGAACCGCTATTAAAAAATTAAGAGGTTCTACTACTAAAGCAGATGCAACTCCGCTTTTAAGCAAGGTTATCTCTATGCTTGATCGTTTAGCTAAGAAAAACGTGATCCACAAAAACAAAGCTTCGAACAATAAATCAAAGCTTACTAAATTTGTTAACGGCTTAGCATAA
- a CDS encoding zinc dependent phospholipase C family protein encodes MKPALRLLVALIILFSCSSWGFFAHYRIHHLAVFTLPKAMATFYKSNIDYITEHAVTADKRRYTDSTEAPRHFLDADYYGKTPFKTIPHKWNDAVDCYSKDTIIKYGTVPWSIQYEYYRLVRAFKAHDTTDILHTSADLGHYVSDACVPLHTTMNYDGQLTNQKGLHALWESRLPEQFADKYHLYIGKARYIENPLSEAFILCRSSFKGVDSVVRFEQILNKTFPADKKYSKQQRGTRKVTDYSPEYCAAYHKLMHGMVERRMRTAILAVGSYWYSAWVDAGQPDLNKLIAVKMSEEEKVKLDKEEVAFKAVVGSKRKKK; translated from the coding sequence ATGAAACCTGCCTTACGGTTACTCGTAGCCCTTATCATCCTGTTCTCCTGCTCCTCGTGGGGATTTTTTGCACATTACCGTATCCACCACCTCGCCGTATTTACTTTACCCAAAGCGATGGCTACTTTTTATAAAAGCAACATCGATTATATTACCGAACACGCCGTCACGGCCGACAAACGCCGGTATACCGACAGCACCGAAGCACCTCGCCATTTCCTGGATGCCGATTATTACGGCAAAACGCCCTTTAAAACCATCCCCCATAAATGGAACGATGCAGTGGATTGTTACAGCAAAGATACCATCATTAAATACGGCACAGTCCCTTGGAGCATCCAATACGAATATTACCGCCTGGTGCGTGCCTTTAAAGCACATGATACTACAGACATACTGCACACCTCTGCCGATTTAGGTCATTATGTATCTGACGCGTGTGTACCGTTGCACACTACCATGAACTATGATGGCCAGCTCACCAACCAAAAAGGCTTGCATGCACTGTGGGAGAGCCGCCTGCCCGAGCAATTTGCTGACAAGTATCACTTATACATCGGTAAAGCCCGCTATATTGAAAACCCATTATCAGAAGCATTTATTTTGTGCCGAAGCTCATTTAAGGGTGTAGATTCTGTAGTTCGTTTCGAACAAATATTGAACAAAACCTTCCCTGCCGATAAAAAATATAGCAAGCAACAACGTGGTACCCGCAAGGTTACCGACTACTCGCCCGAGTATTGCGCAGCCTACCACAAACTGATGCACGGCATGGTAGAACGCCGCATGCGCACTGCCATACTCGCCGTTGGCAGTTACTGGTACTCGGCCTGGGTTGATGCCGGTCAGCCAGATTTAAATAAGCTGATAGCGGTTAAAATGAGTGAGGAGGAGAAGGTTAAGTTGGATAAGGAGGAGGTTGCGTTTAAAGCGGTTGTGGGTAGTAAGAGGAAGAAGAAATAA